The sequence ATCGGTGTATACCTGTGCTTGCATACCAGCATGGCGTCTAACTCCAATTGCATCATACATAACAATAAGACTAAAACCCAAACAAACAGGAAACAAAGAATCTGCTACACCATGACAAAGTGCTACTGATGTGGTAAGAGCTGTACAAAGTGCTGAATGTGAAGAGGGCATCCCACCAGAAGCAAATAAAACTCTAAAATCCCATTTCCTATCAAAACAGAAATTTATAAACATTTTCATAGATTGAGCTATTACCCAAGCAAACATACTTGATACAAATGTCGGGTTTCCTGCTAATGTCCTTACAAATGGACTTATTCGTACTTTAGCACTTGTAGTCACACTTAGTAGTGCCATTCCAATTCCTCCATTCTGTAAATACTCCAAACCTTTCTCTCTGTCTAAACTTTCATCAATTTCTTTCACACATAAATTCCACTTTTCTACTGAACTTCTAAACATAGAAATAGCCCGTTTTAAAATTGGAGCTAAAACCCAGAAAGGGTTATTTCTCAGACATTTATGAGACTTGTTTTTCAGGGCTTTCGGATTTAAAGGTAGTttacatgatgaaactgatgagatTTCATAGTAATTATTTCTAGACTTATTAGTGCTACTAATACGATTGAAATTTGATAATGAAAAGGGGTTAATATTAAGAAATTTGATTCTATGATTCTGAAGATTGAGAAATGGAACCCTAATCGAGGGTGTAAGAAAAGCTATGGAGTTCATGAGAGAAGAAATCTTCTCTGGTTTGCTCCAATCAGCATAGCTGAGACATAAACTCAAAAAGAAAATGGATTAGCCACCTAATGATGGCCTGGAACCGCTGTTCTTGTGGTTAGTAATAGTACGTCTTGGTCGATTATACCCATATCTTTAAATGGATGTATCCTCGGTTGAAGTAGTATATTACTTTTATACCGTAATTGATTCCAGCACTCATGGAAACGGATCCCACgttattttctcttttattgAAGCATTTTTGTTAACTGCTTCCACCACTGTCTTAGCATCAAGTTCAAAATGCATTTTCTCCCGctttagcctttgagcccaattcacagctTCCCACAGTCCCATGTATTCCGCTTGCTCTACTTTTCTAATTCCCTTCAGGTAGATGCACCTTGCTGCTTGCTGAGCACCTGCAAAATTTAGAATTATTAGACCAATCCCACCGGTTTTGTTAGAGTTTAAGAAAGAGCCATCAACATTAATGGTAACAACATCCAAAGGAGGAGGTGACTAGTGCGCATTTCTTCGACAGATCCTACCAACATTATTATGAGTCGTGCTTCTTTGTTCTAAATCTTCATTGATGAAGCTATGAGATCGTAAAATAATTCTTTCAGGGCAAGggttaacattttgaaaaactttATCGCATATGTTAGTCCATAAGCACCACGCGATGATAGCCCTTTTGCAGATTTCATCTCTCGTAATCTTTCTTGCATGGAAATCATCAAACCAACTTCTTATCCAATCAGACAAAGAGATAGAGCCATTTGAAGACCAACCAGAGATAGAAAACCAAACTACCCTTGCTAGGTTACAGTCCATTAATACATGAGCTGGAGTTTCTTGCACTTGTTCATAGAAGGACAAACAGTTTCAATTCCAGGTATTTTCATGCTCAATATGTCTCTTGTTGGGAGAAGGAATGAAACAACTTTCCATAAGAATTACAGAATCCTTAAATTGAAGTAAAGGAAGTTTCCACAATGTTTTGTAGATTTTGATCAGTCTTGGCCCTACAGGTTCTGAAACATTCTGTTCTTCATACATCTTTTTATATGACGATTTTACAGAGAAAGCATCATTTCTTTCAAGTAACAAGACTAGCATGTCATCTTGAGTGTTGTGAATCTGAATACCAGAGATAATTCTGATTGTGCTGAGCTCAAATAACTCTTGCATGATATTAATGTCCCATGAACTGTTATCATGATTAAAAAGTTGGTGCACATATTTGTATTGCTGATGTGAAGTACAACCTTGTTTTGGAACAGGAAGATTCGGGAATGCTTGAATCCATTTATGTTTCCTAAGTAAAATATTCTTACCGTTACCCAGGCACCAACAACTGTTTGTTTGAACAAACCCCataacctttttttctttttttcgtgATCTACTAGGTATATGCCAGTGATAAGGTTTTGCCGGAGAaactgttttttcttcttttcttattaGAGTATTATTTTATTAAAGATATAAATGGTATtcttacaagaaactagttggaagcctaacaaactAAGCTCCAACAGCGTACTACTACGTTAGTTGAACaagttgttgtgctagcctatcAGCGAGTCTCATGAGGAACCAACCAAGTGAGCCGAAGCAGATAAGGAGTTGATTATGTCACAAGGGGGTCAAGGTAACTCTACCTTACATGTTAAATTCTGCAATATTGCACCATCGGTaaggctgaacatggtttcgattttccgctggaaccggactGAACCAGACCGATTAGGAAGAAAccgaaccgaaccatttactaatggattggttatggtaaaaagtttgaaaaccgacattactggttcggTTTTGGTTTCACTTGAAAACCGAACCGAACTACCATTGGTAAACCGAGTAATAATAACCTTTAGATACAATTTATATCAACCACTGGATCctgccaattttttttaattcatatGTCCATTGTCCACCGTAGATTAACATAATCAAATTCTAAGCAGAACCCTAGCTATCCAAAACTAGATTTCTTTCTCAGTTTCTCTCTTCCCCTCTACTGCGTTCTGCTTATCCGGCGCCTGTTTTCAGTAGGCCAACGCATCAATACTATTATTAGTTATCACTCTATTTCCATCACGATTTGTTTGAGATTTGTTGATCTGAGTACAAAGTTCGATTGTTTTGCCAAGAACCCATTATCAAGCATGGATTTTGAAAGATACTAATATTGAGGTTTGTGATGTAAGTTAGATTCAATGCTCCGCAATGAAGAAATTATTTTGGTAGTTCAGTTATGGTCAAGGAGAGATTGAAAAACAAATCTAGAGGTGCAAATGCAGAAATTGAATCTGGTGTTTAATTTGGATTTTGAATTTgtaatatttatgttttgaattGTGTCTTAATCACATATAGAATGTGTGAACTTTGAATATTTATGAATTTGGAATGTGTATGAAATATGAATGTCTGCAGACTGCAGGTGGATTAAAAATTTTGAACTGTGGGTTTATTTTTAAAACatttgaactgtcagtttcaGGAAACTGGCATAATAATTGGTTAACCGAAacccactgggacaaaccgaaaccggctagaaccatttagaaaccgaaccaatgatTAATGGTTCGATGGTGGTAAGATTTTTGGAAACTGATAGTAGTGGTTTCAGTTTTGGTTTGGCTGGAAACCGAGCCGAAACCGACTATGAACATCCCTAGCCACCGGGAACTCGAACCTGAGACCTCCTAAAGCGCATCAAACCTttgaggaacggggatgaccagctgaccTAGCTACCCTTTTTTTTACCCCccaaattagatttttttttcttcctgctACTTGGACAACATGTCCAGAAAAACTAACAGGTAACTTTCACCATTCTAGTATAACCCCTAGCCCTACCACTCAAATCATCATTGAGCATCTTTGTAATAGCATCTGGAGAATGAGATATCCACTCACCGTCTATTTCCTTTGTCGTTCCTAATTTTACAAGAAAGTCAGGAACCGAGTTTGCTTCCATGTATCTCTATACAAACACAACATCTTCAAAACTTGCCTTGAATTCTTCACTGTCCATCACCAAGCCTCGCAAAACCCATGGAGTTTCTATTCATTGTTGCAGAGTTGCATCGCGTACGTCAAATTGCTCTCCAGAATAATTTTTTTCACACCTAGATCTTTCGCAATTAACATCACATCTCTTACATCCCAAACTTCCGTCGTATTACTGTTATTCTTGAAAATATACCTAGCAAAACAACGTGAAAAGCACCATCATCTCCACGAATCATTACCTTTATTCTAGCATCTTTATCATGATTGGAATCCCCATCACAATTTAGTTTGCAGTAACCTTGTCTTGGATAGAGCCACGGAACAGCAATATCAATCACTTTTATTCATCTTTGTTCATCATCTTACAAGCATTAAGGTACTCTCTAGCACTTCTTAATTCACTGGACAGAGCTCTTGTTGCATGAAACTAGGCCTTATTGAATACCAAATGATgcgtgtcgttaatgcaacaaattaataaagatatttcccactaattaactggtaatatagcggtagtaagagatcattcacacagagagctgtgtaattgataggttatttgatcagcaagataaagtaaataacaaagggggattggtttatgtataaatataaagacaataaagaagaaatatatgatcaaggaatccttcgccgttacgaagcgttaacaggattagaatacttatctatcttccgttagaaccattcatcaccaaccgtagaatagcaggtacacttagctatccccaaaactcattGTACcaccggataacaggtacgcttagtcaccggattctatcCAACTAAGCCGCCTTgcggtacgcttacaaggtgtaactcgatcgaacgctttaggtttgatcccagcagttaaactcagtacgctcggttcacttactggtgttgtttccacaaATTATTGCTTTACAAAATCCCTCTGCAatgtctcatgttttctacttgtgtaggagatgaacgacaattacggatcgctcaactcactactagcaatagaatgataaatagactaatctagttgcgcacccaaaccaatctaagaatcaatcataaaccctagatataatgaaaacaaatgatgatgattaaaacctcaaatagatttgtattattaataaagcttcacgcttagaacattgaattcatccttaatcaacaaagaatttagctactcatattacaaagaagatgaataatggtggtatttccccctaaaggggtacaccctaggtttttgatgtataacttgtgatatgagatgatcgatgatatgtgaaaggcctaatacctatttttataggtttacattgcttggtcatcaagtatctagttcggttcaagaacccgacctgaaaatacgaaataacgaccccaaacgtgaccttagaccttcacaagtatgcatacctgtttgcatacttgctaagtatgtgtaccggtatgcgtatCTCAAATTccatcagaaattttcggaattaagtatgcgtacctgtttgcatacttgcttgtcttcggtattggataaaaagcttattttggccacaacttcttcgtccgaactcgaaatgacctcattatttttgcattctttttctctttcaattatattcaagatggtgatgagaaatccttaatttgaatgagttaagatcgatcTTTGGcccatctcttgattttgagcgttttgctccttttcgtcgcacttcttcaacttctcttggacttggatacttggaatacttctcttattagatcttttcatcactttgtagctccttttttagatgattcacctattagaggcaaataagagaaaataatagtaataatacgaatacatgcaagaataatagctaaaacaagtatggaatggatactaaaatcatatgaattatgcacttatcaacttCCCAAAattagatttttctagtcctagagaaaactaaataaaaataatcctaaataaaacaactccatgtcgttgagaaaacagttgcacttagcatgtataacaagcctttaaacccctaggtgtctctagtggacgagttttagtcccATGAGGGTTTAaaataggtatacccacaaaacctactccaatttattgtcttagaagaactactaaggatagaaacaaagtagaaagccaaatagcttgcataagttctttagcagcaaacatcccacatacattccaatcatcacacacaagcaattacttacttgtgacattcaacctgattgcaaaactctactaagatagtcatcgtacttgttgcaacatttttCA comes from Papaver somniferum cultivar HN1 chromosome 7, ASM357369v1, whole genome shotgun sequence and encodes:
- the LOC113299000 gene encoding uncharacterized protein LOC113299000, which produces MNSIAFLTPSIRVPFLNLQNHRIKFLNINPFSLSNFNRISSTNKSRNNYYEISSVSSCKLPLNPKALKNKSHKCLRNNPFWVLAPILKRAISMFRSSVEKWNLCVKEIDESLDREKGLEYLQNGGIGMALLSVTTSAKVRISPFVRTLAGNPTFVSSMFAWVIAQSMKMFINFCFDRKWDFRVLFASGGMPSSHSALCTALTTSVALCHGVADSLFPVCLGFSLIVMYDAIGVRRHAGMQAQVLNVIIEDLFQGHPISQRKLKELLGHTPSQVLAGAVLGILVAFLCCQGCLVYT